A window of the Streptomyces sp. NBC_00250 genome harbors these coding sequences:
- a CDS encoding 3' terminal RNA ribose 2'-O-methyltransferase Hen1, translating into MFLTISTTGNPERPATDLGFLLHKHPERAQAFSTSHGTAHVLYPEASAERCTAALLLEVDPVALVRRGKGKGRGGAPDSALAQYVNDRPYAASSLLAVALATVFKTALHGDCKAMPERAAAPLPLRVEVPVLPARGGAELVRKLFGPLGWDTVDAEPVALDGRFPEWGDSRYVRLVLEGELRLADALNHLYVLLPVLDDAKHYWVAPDEVDKLLRAGDGWLAGHPERKLITARYLSRRWGLAREATERLELVRLAEAEGLDVDAVDNAVDESTDTEERPVPLAEQRREAILAALAAAEASRVLDLGCGQGQLVQALLKDTRYTEIVGVDVSVRALTVAARRLRLDRMGERQAARVKLLQGSLAYTDKRLTGYDAAVLSEVIEHLDLPRLPALEYAVFGSARPRTVLVTTPNVEYNVRWESLPAGHVRHGDHRFEWTREEFRSWAASVAERYGYDVGFTPVGPDDPEVGPPTQLAVFSRTPDPATEKTRTPALTAEKTRTPAAATEKTRTPAAATEKTRTPDLTTEKEEQA; encoded by the coding sequence GTGTTCCTGACGATCAGTACGACCGGCAACCCGGAGCGTCCCGCGACCGATCTCGGCTTTCTGCTGCACAAGCATCCCGAGCGGGCGCAGGCGTTCTCGACTTCGCACGGCACGGCGCACGTCCTCTACCCCGAGGCGAGCGCCGAGCGGTGCACGGCGGCACTTCTCCTGGAGGTGGACCCCGTGGCGCTGGTGCGCCGCGGCAAGGGCAAGGGCCGGGGCGGTGCCCCGGACTCCGCGCTCGCGCAGTACGTGAACGACCGGCCCTACGCGGCGTCCTCGCTGCTCGCCGTCGCGCTCGCCACGGTCTTCAAGACGGCGCTGCACGGCGACTGCAAGGCGATGCCCGAGCGGGCCGCGGCGCCGCTGCCGCTGCGTGTCGAGGTCCCCGTGCTGCCCGCCAGGGGCGGTGCCGAGCTGGTGCGCAAGCTGTTCGGGCCGCTGGGCTGGGACACGGTGGACGCCGAGCCGGTGGCACTGGACGGGCGGTTCCCCGAGTGGGGTGACTCCCGCTACGTACGCCTGGTTCTGGAGGGCGAGCTGCGGCTCGCCGACGCCCTCAACCACCTCTACGTACTGCTGCCCGTGCTCGACGACGCCAAGCACTACTGGGTCGCGCCCGACGAGGTCGACAAGCTGCTGCGCGCCGGCGACGGCTGGCTCGCCGGTCACCCCGAGCGGAAGCTGATCACGGCACGCTACCTCTCCCGCCGCTGGGGCCTGGCCCGTGAGGCGACGGAGCGGCTCGAACTCGTACGGCTCGCCGAGGCCGAGGGCCTGGACGTCGACGCCGTCGACAACGCGGTCGACGAGTCGACCGACACCGAGGAGCGGCCCGTGCCGCTCGCCGAGCAGCGCCGGGAGGCGATCCTCGCAGCCCTGGCCGCGGCCGAGGCGAGCCGGGTCCTCGATCTGGGCTGTGGCCAGGGCCAGTTGGTACAGGCGCTGCTCAAGGACACCCGATACACGGAGATCGTCGGTGTCGACGTGTCCGTCCGAGCCCTGACCGTCGCCGCGCGCAGGCTGCGGCTGGATCGGATGGGGGAGCGGCAGGCGGCCCGGGTGAAACTGCTGCAGGGCTCGCTCGCGTACACCGACAAGCGGCTGACCGGCTACGACGCGGCCGTGCTCAGCGAGGTCATCGAGCACCTGGACCTGCCGAGGCTGCCGGCCCTGGAGTACGCGGTGTTCGGCTCGGCCCGGCCGCGTACGGTCCTCGTGACCACGCCGAACGTCGAGTACAACGTGCGCTGGGAATCGCTGCCCGCCGGTCACGTCCGGCACGGCGACCACCGCTTCGAATGGACCCGCGAGGAGTTCCGGAGCTGGGCGGCCTCGGTCGCCGAGCGGTACGGGTACGACGTCGGGTTCACCCCTGTCGGCCCGGACGACCCGGAGGTCGGCCCGCCCACCCAGTTGGCCGTCTTCAGCCGCACCCCGGACCCGGCCACGGAGAAGACCCGCACCCCCGCCCTGACGGCCGAGAAGACCCGCACCCCCGCCGCGGCCACCGAGAAGACCCGCACCCCCGCCGCGGCCACCGAGAAGACCCGCACCCCCGACCTGACCACGGAGAAGGAGGAACAGGCATGA
- the mmuM gene encoding homocysteine S-methyltransferase, with amino-acid sequence MKPVRTLAEALGAGVLVLDGGLSNQLEAQGCDLSDALWSARLLADGPEQIEAAHAAYVRAGARVLITSSYQATFEGFARRGVDREEAARLLARSVELARTAAAVVREEVWVAGSVGPYGAMLADGSEYRGRYGLSVRELEAFHRPRIEVLAAAEPDVLALETVPDVEEAEALLRAADRCGVPVWLSYTVEGGRTRAGQDLAEAFAVAAGNDRVVAVGVNCCDPADAGPAVELAAAVTGKPAVVYPNSGERWDARARGWRGDIAFDPSLAGGWAASGARLIGGCCRVGPERITALAATLDAPWSGDPARHADRQD; translated from the coding sequence ATGAAGCCGGTCCGTACGCTCGCCGAGGCCCTCGGCGCGGGGGTGCTCGTGCTCGACGGCGGGCTCTCCAACCAGCTGGAGGCCCAGGGCTGCGACCTCTCGGACGCGCTCTGGTCCGCGCGGCTCCTGGCCGACGGCCCCGAGCAGATCGAGGCGGCGCACGCGGCGTACGTACGGGCAGGTGCCCGGGTCCTCATCACCTCCAGCTACCAGGCCACCTTCGAGGGCTTCGCCCGGCGGGGCGTGGACCGGGAGGAGGCGGCGCGGCTCCTCGCGCGGAGCGTGGAGCTCGCCCGGACCGCTGCGGCGGTCGTGCGGGAGGAGGTGTGGGTCGCCGGGTCCGTGGGGCCGTACGGCGCGATGCTCGCGGACGGCAGCGAGTACCGGGGGCGGTACGGGCTGTCCGTACGGGAACTGGAGGCGTTCCACCGGCCCCGGATCGAGGTGCTCGCGGCGGCGGAGCCGGACGTCCTGGCCCTTGAGACCGTTCCGGACGTCGAGGAGGCGGAGGCGCTGCTGCGGGCGGCGGACCGGTGCGGGGTGCCCGTGTGGCTGTCCTACACGGTCGAGGGCGGGCGGACCCGGGCCGGGCAGGACCTGGCGGAGGCTTTCGCGGTGGCCGCGGGGAACGACCGGGTCGTCGCCGTCGGGGTCAACTGCTGCGATCCGGCGGATGCGGGGCCCGCGGTGGAGCTGGCCGCCGCCGTGACCGGGAAACCGGCCGTGGTCTACCCCAACAGCGGCGAGCGCTGGGACGCCCGCGCGAGGGGCTGGCGCGGCGACATCGCCTTCGACCCGTCCCTCGCCGGCGGCTGGGCCGCGTCCGGCGCCCGGCTCATCGGCGGCTGCTGCCGGGTCGGCCCGGAGAGGATCACCGCCCTTGCCGCCACCCTTGACGCCCCCTGGTCCGGCGACCCGGCCCGGCACGCCGACCGGCAGGACTGA
- a CDS encoding LLM class F420-dependent oxidoreductase, with translation MDLRIFTEPQQGADYDTLLAVARATEELGFDAFFRSDHYLSMGSADGLPGPTDAWITLAGLARETKRIRLGTLMTAGTFRLPGVLAIQVAQVDRMSGGRVELGLGAGWFEEEHKAYGIPFPKERFGRLEEQLAIVTGLWETGIGKTFTFEGEFYQLSDSPALPKPAQDRIPVLIGGHGASRTPRLAARYADEFNIPFASVEDSERQFGRVRAAAEEAGRAPDDLVYSNALVVCVGKDDAEVARRAAAIGRDVDELKANGLAGSPAEVVDKIGRYAAIGASRVYLQVLDLDDLDHLELISAQVQSQLG, from the coding sequence ATGGATCTCCGCATCTTCACCGAACCCCAGCAGGGGGCCGACTACGACACCCTCCTCGCGGTGGCACGGGCCACCGAGGAGCTCGGATTCGACGCCTTCTTCCGGTCCGACCACTACCTCAGCATGGGTTCCGCCGACGGGCTGCCCGGGCCGACGGACGCCTGGATCACCCTGGCCGGGCTCGCCCGGGAGACCAAGCGGATCCGCCTCGGCACCCTGATGACGGCCGGGACCTTCCGGCTCCCGGGTGTCCTCGCGATCCAGGTCGCCCAGGTGGACCGGATGTCCGGCGGGCGGGTCGAACTCGGGCTCGGCGCGGGCTGGTTCGAGGAGGAGCACAAGGCCTACGGCATTCCGTTCCCGAAGGAGCGGTTCGGCCGCCTGGAGGAGCAGCTGGCGATCGTCACCGGTCTGTGGGAGACCGGGATCGGCAAGACCTTCACCTTCGAGGGGGAGTTCTATCAGCTCAGCGACTCCCCGGCGCTGCCCAAGCCCGCCCAGGACAGGATCCCGGTGCTGATCGGCGGGCACGGCGCGAGCCGTACGCCCCGCCTGGCCGCGCGGTACGCGGACGAGTTCAACATCCCGTTCGCCTCCGTGGAGGACAGCGAGCGCCAGTTCGGCCGGGTCCGGGCCGCGGCGGAGGAGGCCGGGCGGGCGCCCGACGACCTGGTGTACTCCAACGCGCTGGTCGTCTGCGTCGGCAAGGACGACGCAGAGGTGGCCCGCCGGGCCGCCGCCATCGGGCGGGACGTGGACGAGCTGAAGGCGAACGGTCTCGCGGGTTCGCCCGCCGAGGTCGTCGACAAGATCGGGCGGTACGCGGCGATCGGTGCCTCCCGGGTCTACCTCCAGGTCCTCGACCTGGACGACCTGGACCACCTGGAGCTGATCTCCGCGCAGGTCCAGTCGCAGCTGGGATGA
- a CDS encoding M1 family metallopeptidase, producing MTSYRFWRAPLLALAAALLLVPQAAVAQDPVEPADSAPPVRVATPDRPSYDVVLRADDDGSRWTGRQTVSFRNASRTPLSSVDVRLWGNGTEGCGAPDSPSPVRVSGVAGGTPRPLDVDCTALRIDLPAPLPYGARASVSFDVAISVPDRIHRFGKDGAYRYLGNALPLLAVRDAQGRHLDPDVGFGESFHTLTGDFRVVLDHPSELVVPATGTTTRRAGAPGRAISTSVARGVRDFAWAAGPFGSKTVTSPGGIRLNAYWTATTPPEGVAKALREGAGSVDEFGKRFGRYPYGELDLVMSDHLDDFGSMEFPGLVLLWTEAEESGAVHEIAHQWFYGIVGNDQFAAPWLDESFAQYATLLYYREDTATCWEDQGQWPGDEAALTRSMAYYADGHRSEYGAVVYRRGSCALHDLERALGGPAMARMLRGYVRDHWLGVATTADFKRAAQAATAKDLGPFWTEHRIH from the coding sequence ATGACCTCGTACAGGTTTTGGCGGGCGCCCTTGCTCGCCCTCGCGGCCGCCCTGTTGCTCGTTCCCCAGGCAGCCGTGGCGCAGGACCCCGTGGAACCCGCGGACTCGGCGCCCCCTGTGCGGGTGGCGACACCGGACCGGCCCTCGTACGACGTGGTGCTGCGTGCCGACGACGACGGCTCGCGCTGGACCGGTCGCCAGACGGTCTCCTTCCGTAACGCCTCCCGCACTCCGCTGAGTTCGGTCGACGTACGGCTGTGGGGCAACGGCACCGAGGGCTGCGGAGCCCCCGACAGCCCGTCCCCGGTCCGGGTGAGCGGGGTCGCCGGAGGCACCCCACGACCGCTCGACGTGGACTGCACCGCGCTGCGGATCGACCTTCCCGCGCCGCTGCCGTACGGGGCGCGGGCGAGCGTCTCCTTCGACGTCGCGATCAGCGTCCCGGACCGGATCCACCGCTTCGGCAAGGACGGCGCGTACCGCTACCTGGGCAACGCGCTGCCCCTGCTCGCCGTGCGCGACGCGCAGGGCCGGCACCTCGATCCGGACGTCGGCTTCGGCGAGAGCTTCCACACCCTGACCGGTGACTTCCGGGTCGTCCTCGACCATCCCAGCGAGCTCGTCGTGCCCGCGACCGGCACCACCACCCGACGCGCGGGCGCACCCGGCCGCGCGATCAGCACCAGTGTCGCGCGGGGTGTACGGGACTTCGCGTGGGCGGCGGGTCCCTTCGGTTCGAAGACGGTGACCAGTCCCGGCGGGATCCGGCTGAACGCGTACTGGACCGCCACCACGCCCCCCGAAGGCGTCGCGAAAGCTCTGCGGGAAGGCGCCGGCTCCGTCGACGAGTTCGGGAAGCGGTTCGGGCGCTACCCGTACGGAGAGCTCGACCTCGTCATGAGCGACCACCTCGACGACTTCGGCAGCATGGAGTTCCCGGGACTCGTCCTGCTGTGGACCGAAGCGGAGGAGTCGGGCGCCGTCCACGAGATAGCCCACCAGTGGTTCTACGGCATCGTCGGCAACGACCAGTTCGCCGCGCCCTGGCTGGACGAGTCCTTCGCCCAGTACGCGACGCTGCTGTACTACCGGGAGGACACCGCCACCTGCTGGGAGGACCAGGGGCAGTGGCCCGGCGACGAGGCCGCCCTCACCCGGTCCATGGCCTACTACGCGGACGGCCACCGTTCGGAGTACGGGGCGGTCGTCTACAGACGTGGCTCCTGCGCCCTGCACGATCTGGAACGTGCCCTGGGCGGCCCCGCGATGGCGCGCATGCTGCGCGGCTACGTACGGGACCACTGGCTGGGGGTCGCCACCACCGCGGACTTCAAGCGCGCGGCACAGGCGGCGACGGCGAAGGACCTCGGCCCGTTCTGGACGGAGCACAGGATCCACTGA
- a CDS encoding DUF6099 family protein: MEAERLIALGRHGLAESGTAQDIVAEAWQAQALAQAIGNQLALCGPQELRGEARGLSEIGEYPAWGAGGPRAAQLTEVADPRGALTALGELLGEVGIALVGVACATDDEGLYWQCIEAIDAADESSDRVRGMLRRLAVRDGERARPPDPARGRAGPGRGRW, translated from the coding sequence ATGGAAGCGGAGCGGCTCATCGCGCTTGGCCGGCACGGGCTGGCCGAGAGCGGAACGGCGCAGGACATCGTGGCGGAGGCCTGGCAGGCGCAGGCGCTCGCCCAGGCGATAGGGAACCAGCTGGCGCTCTGCGGACCGCAGGAGTTGCGCGGCGAGGCGCGGGGGCTGAGCGAGATCGGGGAGTACCCGGCGTGGGGCGCCGGTGGGCCGCGTGCGGCCCAGCTGACCGAAGTGGCGGACCCACGGGGGGCGTTGACCGCGCTCGGGGAGCTGCTCGGGGAGGTCGGCATCGCGCTGGTCGGCGTGGCCTGTGCCACGGATGACGAGGGGCTCTACTGGCAGTGCATCGAGGCCATCGACGCCGCCGACGAGTCGAGCGACCGGGTCCGCGGGATGTTGCGGCGCCTGGCCGTGCGGGACGGGGAGCGGGCCCGCCCGCCCGACCCCGCCCGAGGCCGCGCGGGCCCCGGCCGGGGCCGCTGGTGA
- a CDS encoding nucleotide pyrophosphohydrolase, producing MTDNDVAGLQRRLAEFAAARDWQPYHTPKNLAAALSVEAAELLEIFQWLTPEQAERVMDDPESAHRVADEVADVLAYLLQFCEVLGVDPLAALAAKIDRNEVRFPARGRGGDRGGEGEEEDSIKDRHSSE from the coding sequence GTGACGGACAACGACGTAGCGGGACTGCAGCGCAGGCTGGCCGAATTCGCGGCCGCCCGCGACTGGCAGCCTTACCACACGCCCAAGAACCTGGCGGCGGCACTCAGCGTGGAGGCGGCCGAACTCCTGGAGATTTTCCAGTGGTTGACTCCCGAGCAGGCGGAGCGGGTGATGGACGACCCCGAGTCGGCGCACCGGGTCGCCGACGAGGTGGCGGATGTGCTCGCCTATCTCCTCCAGTTCTGCGAGGTGCTCGGGGTCGATCCGCTGGCGGCGCTCGCGGCCAAGATCGACCGGAACGAGGTCCGATTTCCCGCTCGGGGGCGCGGCGGAGACCGCGGCGGAGAGGGGGAAGAAGAGGATTCGATCAAGGATCGTCACTCTTCGGAGTGA
- a CDS encoding ATP-binding protein: protein MDLTGGFTLDHSSSTAAPSSGAPRIGAPSTRAPSPRVPSSGAPSTAATSGAASAGAAPRLPSQGGAGRRAEGGSARLSEGGSAGGGGGGGLRTRPAVTELRLSAFAGHRSAAHALGPVTLFAGPSGSGKSTTLRAYEALARLGAGDTLDEVFPDAVDCVPERARPDAQGRRGFRIGCTVDGPEGPVHLDLAVQAEPRLRIVGERLTGRGRTLLATALRDPGRTTVQAEWHTAGTTPVTRAPFPDDLLGTALLPLRVAGKTPGQLEVLAAAEQVVIGLRSAFACDPRPERMRAPVPPGEGRLRRGCGNLAEVLHRTHTDCPRRHHRLAAVAGAGCAGPVTGVGVQELRDGAVRAVLERGGRPATPLGRLGDGELRYLALALTLLTGPGVLEMDRIAEVPDAMQSLTLLADGLDRDLDARQVGELLGLATGIAADGHIRVAGAVGDRTAAQARRMPGVTVVDLGT, encoded by the coding sequence ATGGATCTCACCGGCGGCTTCACGCTCGACCATTCCTCCTCCACGGCTGCTCCTTCCTCCGGCGCTCCTCGCATCGGGGCTCCGTCCACCCGCGCTCCGTCCCCCCGGGTTCCTTCCAGCGGGGCTCCTTCCACCGCAGCCACTTCCGGAGCCGCCTCGGCGGGGGCCGCGCCCCGGCTGCCGTCGCAGGGTGGGGCCGGGCGTCGGGCGGAAGGCGGATCCGCGCGGCTCTCCGAAGGCGGATCCGCCGGTGGGGGAGGGGGTGGGGGACTCCGGACGCGGCCCGCCGTCACCGAACTGCGGCTCTCCGCCTTCGCCGGTCACCGCTCCGCCGCGCACGCGCTCGGGCCCGTCACCCTCTTCGCCGGGCCCAGCGGCAGCGGCAAGTCCACCACCCTGCGGGCGTACGAGGCGCTGGCCCGGCTCGGCGCCGGTGACACGCTCGACGAGGTGTTTCCCGATGCCGTCGACTGCGTCCCCGAGCGGGCCCGGCCCGACGCCCAGGGCAGGCGGGGGTTCCGCATCGGGTGCACGGTCGACGGACCCGAAGGCCCCGTCCACCTGGACCTCGCCGTGCAGGCCGAACCCCGGCTCCGTATCGTCGGCGAGCGGCTCACCGGGCGCGGGCGCACCCTGCTCGCCACCGCGCTGCGCGATCCGGGCCGCACCACCGTCCAGGCCGAGTGGCACACGGCCGGCACCACCCCCGTCACACGGGCACCGTTCCCCGACGATCTGCTCGGTACGGCCCTGCTGCCGCTGCGGGTCGCGGGCAAGACGCCCGGACAGCTGGAGGTCCTGGCCGCCGCCGAGCAGGTCGTGATCGGACTGCGGTCCGCCTTCGCCTGCGACCCCCGGCCCGAGCGCATGCGGGCTCCCGTACCGCCGGGCGAGGGGCGGCTGCGGCGCGGCTGCGGCAACCTCGCCGAAGTCCTGCACCGCACCCATACGGACTGCCCGCGCCGTCACCACCGCCTCGCGGCCGTCGCGGGAGCGGGCTGCGCGGGACCCGTCACCGGGGTCGGCGTGCAGGAACTCCGGGACGGCGCGGTCCGGGCTGTCCTCGAACGGGGCGGCAGGCCCGCGACGCCGCTCGGGCGGCTCGGGGACGGGGAGCTGCGCTACCTGGCGCTAGCGCTCACCCTGCTCACGGGCCCCGGCGTCCTGGAGATGGACCGGATCGCCGAGGTGCCCGACGCCATGCAGTCCCTGACGCTGCTCGCCGACGGCCTCGACCGCGATCTCGACGCGCGGCAGGTGGGCGAACTGCTCGGTCTCGCCACGGGCATCGCCGCCGACGGACACATCCGGGTCGCCGGCGCGGTCGGCGACCGGACGGCGGCGCAGGCGCGACGGATGCCCGGGGTGACGGTGGTAGACCTGGGCACGTGA
- a CDS encoding cell division protein SepF — protein sequence MSRYERYDVTDEQWEGLAQVVPLRGRDEWPSRVDHRTIPEQYESAEQRRMVVLRVQVFADAREVAEYLIAQIPVLLDLTSADTEVAKRILDFSSGVVFGLGSGMHRVDRNVFLLAPAGTEVEGAEGEDEEGVVGGRTAGVPRS from the coding sequence ATGAGTAGGTACGAGAGGTACGACGTCACCGACGAGCAGTGGGAGGGCCTCGCCCAGGTCGTGCCCCTGCGCGGCCGTGACGAATGGCCGTCCAGGGTCGACCACCGCACGATCCCCGAGCAGTACGAATCCGCCGAGCAGCGCCGTATGGTCGTGCTCCGCGTGCAGGTGTTCGCCGACGCCCGTGAGGTCGCCGAGTACCTGATCGCCCAGATCCCGGTGCTCCTCGATCTGACGAGCGCCGACACCGAGGTCGCCAAGCGCATCCTCGACTTCAGCAGTGGTGTGGTCTTCGGTCTCGGCAGCGGGATGCACCGCGTCGACCGGAACGTTTTTCTTCTCGCGCCGGCCGGTACGGAGGTCGAGGGTGCGGAGGGCGAGGACGAGGAGGGTGTCGTGGGCGGCCGGACCGCCGGCGTCCCCCGATCGTAG
- a CDS encoding VOC family protein has product MSVNPVPQGYHTVTPWIISRDTVALIDFLKRAFGAEELACMADEEGTVQHAEVRIGDSVVMMFDARPEWPPTPGFLRLYVEDADATHRQAVAAGGTSVTEVTHLFFGDRVGRVRDPLGNLYWIQTRVEDLSPEEMEHRLGDPEFTKAMEYVQSADFFPGRT; this is encoded by the coding sequence ATGTCCGTGAATCCCGTCCCCCAGGGCTATCACACGGTGACGCCGTGGATCATCTCCCGCGACACCGTGGCGCTCATCGACTTCCTCAAGAGGGCCTTCGGCGCGGAGGAGCTCGCGTGCATGGCCGACGAGGAAGGAACCGTCCAGCACGCGGAGGTCCGCATCGGCGACTCGGTGGTGATGATGTTCGACGCGCGGCCGGAGTGGCCGCCGACCCCCGGCTTCCTCCGGCTCTACGTCGAGGACGCCGACGCCACGCACCGGCAGGCCGTCGCGGCCGGCGGCACCTCGGTCACCGAGGTCACCCACCTGTTCTTCGGCGACCGGGTCGGGCGGGTGCGCGACCCGCTGGGCAATCTGTACTGGATCCAGACCCGTGTGGAGGACCTGAGCCCGGAGGAGATGGAACACCGCCTCGGCGACCCGGAGTTCACCAAGGCGATGGAGTACGTCCAGAGCGCCGACTTCTTCCCCGGCCGGACGTGA
- a CDS encoding aminotransferase-like domain-containing protein translates to MPSAASVPANAAASASSAPTPATASRLASVGSSPVREILALTARPEVISFAGGLPAPELFDVAGIRAAYDGVLADNPQYALQYSTTEGDPELRTAVAARLTARELPTDADDVLITTGSQQALTLLTTALVEPGAVVLVEDPCYLAALQTFGFAGARVVPVPTDDQGVIPEALDEIAAREKPTLLYLVPTFQNPTGRTLPAERRTAVAESAARLGFWIVEDDPYGELRYDGERVPWIAADPAAADRTVLLGSFSKVMAPGLRLGYLRAPAGLRRACVIAKQAADLHTSTIDQAAAARYLRDSDLDAHVAVMRAAYHERRDAMLEGLPAALPGGSRWNRPEGGMFIWVTLPAGHDATALLKTAVGHEVAYVPGAPFFCGEPDPGAMRLSFTTHSADEIREGLRRLAKSFA, encoded by the coding sequence ATGCCCTCTGCCGCCTCCGTGCCCGCGAACGCCGCAGCCTCCGCCTCCTCCGCGCCCACGCCGGCCACCGCGTCCCGGCTGGCCAGTGTCGGTTCGTCGCCGGTACGGGAGATCCTGGCGCTGACCGCACGGCCCGAGGTGATCTCCTTCGCCGGCGGCCTGCCCGCTCCCGAGCTGTTCGACGTCGCGGGCATCCGGGCGGCGTACGACGGCGTCCTGGCGGACAACCCGCAGTACGCGCTCCAGTACTCGACGACCGAGGGCGACCCGGAGCTGCGCACCGCCGTCGCGGCCCGGCTGACAGCACGCGAACTGCCCACCGACGCAGACGACGTGCTCATCACGACGGGCTCGCAGCAGGCCCTCACGCTCCTCACCACCGCGCTCGTCGAACCGGGCGCCGTCGTCCTCGTCGAGGACCCCTGCTACCTCGCGGCCCTCCAGACCTTCGGCTTCGCCGGCGCGCGAGTCGTCCCCGTGCCCACCGACGACCAGGGCGTCATCCCGGAGGCCCTCGACGAGATCGCGGCGCGCGAGAAGCCGACCCTGCTCTACCTCGTGCCCACCTTCCAGAACCCCACGGGCCGCACCCTTCCCGCCGAGCGCCGCACCGCCGTCGCCGAGTCCGCCGCGCGGCTCGGATTCTGGATCGTCGAGGACGACCCGTACGGCGAGCTGCGGTACGACGGCGAGCGCGTCCCCTGGATCGCCGCCGACCCCGCGGCCGCCGACCGCACCGTGCTGCTCGGCTCCTTCTCCAAGGTGATGGCCCCCGGCCTCCGGCTGGGCTACCTGCGCGCGCCCGCCGGGCTGCGCCGCGCCTGCGTGATCGCCAAGCAGGCCGCCGACCTGCACACTTCGACCATCGACCAGGCCGCGGCCGCGCGGTATCTGCGCGACAGCGACCTCGACGCGCACGTCGCGGTGATGCGGGCGGCGTACCACGAGCGCCGGGACGCGATGCTCGAAGGCCTGCCCGCCGCGCTGCCCGGAGGCAGCCGCTGGAACCGGCCGGAGGGCGGCATGTTCATCTGGGTGACCCTGCCCGCCGGCCATGACGCGACGGCCCTCCTGAAGACCGCGGTCGGCCACGAGGTGGCGTACGTGCCGGGGGCGCCGTTCTTCTGCGGCGAGCCGGACCCGGGTGCGATGCGGCTCTCGTTCACCACGCACTCGGCCGACGAGATCAGGGAAGGGCTGCGCAGGCTGGCCAAGAGCTTCGCCTGA
- a CDS encoding GntR family transcriptional regulator — MGDLKQYGLVRAQERLRDQVGHALRAALIAGELRPGQVYSAPGLASDLGVSATPVREAMLDLAREGLVEPVRNKGFRITEVSERDLDQFTELRTLIEVPTIGRITRKADREQLEALRPVAEEIVSCAREHDLIGYLEADRRFHLALLALSGNDRLVETVGELRKRSRLYGLTGLDEAGRLVSSAEEHLELLDLMIAGDARGAEACMVRHLGHVRSLWADAHDEPVGRA, encoded by the coding sequence ATGGGTGACCTGAAGCAGTACGGCCTCGTCAGAGCGCAGGAGCGGCTCCGCGACCAGGTCGGGCACGCCCTCCGCGCGGCCCTGATCGCCGGTGAGCTGCGGCCCGGCCAGGTCTACTCGGCCCCCGGCCTCGCGAGCGACCTCGGCGTCTCCGCGACCCCGGTCCGTGAGGCCATGCTCGATCTGGCCCGGGAGGGACTGGTCGAACCTGTCCGAAACAAGGGCTTCCGCATCACCGAGGTCAGCGAACGGGACCTCGACCAGTTCACCGAGCTGCGCACCCTCATCGAGGTGCCCACCATCGGCCGCATCACGAGGAAGGCCGACCGGGAGCAGCTGGAGGCGCTGCGGCCGGTCGCCGAGGAGATCGTCTCGTGCGCCCGGGAGCACGACCTCATCGGCTATCTGGAGGCGGACCGCCGCTTCCACCTCGCGCTGCTCGCCCTCTCCGGCAACGACCGCCTGGTCGAGACGGTCGGGGAGCTGCGCAAGCGCTCCCGTCTCTACGGTCTGACCGGCCTGGACGAGGCGGGCAGGCTCGTCTCCTCCGCCGAGGAACACCTGGAACTCCTCGACCTGATGATCGCCGGCGACGCGCGGGGCGCCGAGGCGTGCATGGTGCGTCACCTCGGCCACGTACGGTCGCTGTGGGCCGACGCCCACGACGAACCCGTCGGCCGCGCGTAG